In Leptospira congkakensis, a single window of DNA contains:
- the hisG gene encoding ATP phosphoribosyltransferase, with product MLTLALPKGRLAEETAVLLLSKGWLKSLPSEGSKELTFVSEDKRLRLLFVRSQDVCTYVEEAAADAGIVGWDILREGGFDLIAPVDLKLGACRLSLASFPDFDLFAKRSKVRVATKYPNLTREYFFSKGISCEIIKLYGSIELAPIVGLSDCIVDLVSTGGTLKANGLKEFESILYSTARFVCNRSSFYHKHTELRSLIESLEN from the coding sequence ATGTTAACTTTGGCTCTTCCGAAAGGTAGGCTTGCCGAAGAAACTGCGGTTCTTTTGTTATCCAAAGGATGGCTAAAATCTTTGCCATCCGAGGGTTCGAAAGAACTCACCTTTGTCTCGGAAGACAAACGACTCCGCCTTTTATTTGTCAGATCCCAAGATGTTTGCACTTATGTGGAAGAAGCTGCTGCTGATGCCGGCATTGTGGGTTGGGACATTCTAAGAGAAGGTGGATTTGACCTCATTGCCCCCGTAGATTTGAAACTAGGAGCTTGTAGGCTCTCTCTTGCCTCATTCCCCGACTTCGATCTATTTGCCAAACGTTCCAAAGTGCGAGTGGCGACCAAATACCCAAACCTTACCCGAGAGTATTTTTTTTCCAAAGGGATCTCTTGTGAAATCATCAAACTCTATGGTTCGATTGAACTTGCTCCCATTGTGGGTCTTTCGGACTGTATTGTGGACTTAGTTTCCACTGGTGGAACCCTAAAAGCCAATGGTTTGAAGGAATTTGAGTCTATTTTATACAGTACAGCCCGTTTCGTCTGCAATCGCTCCTCTTTTTATCACAAACACACCGAATTACGGTCTCTTATCGAGAGCCTAGAAAATTAA
- a CDS encoding 30S ribosomal protein S1, whose translation MNSTNPSSPKNETTSFGELLEKWESQSQAQEQENSAGKGTLIEGTVVDVIGDTVFLDIGEKLEARVSREDFSETPKRGEKVSAIIKKRVDGYCVLSKKEADQRVGWETIKDASQNGYPLSGKIVGEVKNKGYLVESEGIQLFLPASHVGVRFKESTEGGKEFSFKIIELNEKTRTGVVSRKTLLDEINGEKWEELLGKVKVGDKVNGKVVKIANFGVFLSVYEVVGLLRQNDISYKKFAPFKQYFNIGAEVEVVVLEVDKENNKLSLGIKQLYEDPWIWAKKELEKGMVVRGIVTSLTNFGSFVELKEGLEGLIHTTELSWAKKPPHPKDVLKKGQEVDSEILDIDFEARRLSLGLKQLLPNPWEALSANVRAGNVLEGKITGITKYGAFVEVESGIEGLIHISDITWDEKEKNPLNLLKKGQAVQYKILDVNLDAQRISCGLKQLSEHPYEALRKKYPPGTLVEGRVKSIVSFGVFVEVEPGYEGLVHISEIPDGRNIKLEDLYKVGDSVRTVVVKIEPNNKKISLSIKDFDKAVEREEMAKYMKEDNQPSRESIGSFMNLNQNR comes from the coding sequence TTGAATTCAACCAACCCATCCTCCCCCAAAAATGAGACCACTTCCTTCGGTGAACTATTAGAGAAGTGGGAATCGCAGTCACAAGCACAAGAACAAGAAAACTCCGCAGGAAAAGGTACCCTCATTGAAGGGACTGTAGTCGATGTCATTGGTGACACTGTTTTCCTTGATATTGGAGAAAAATTGGAAGCTCGTGTCTCACGTGAAGACTTTTCTGAAACGCCAAAACGCGGTGAAAAAGTCAGTGCGATCATTAAGAAGCGGGTCGACGGATATTGTGTCCTCTCCAAAAAAGAAGCGGACCAAAGAGTTGGTTGGGAAACCATCAAAGACGCAAGCCAAAACGGATATCCACTCTCTGGTAAAATTGTCGGAGAAGTTAAAAACAAAGGATACTTAGTAGAAAGCGAAGGAATTCAATTATTCCTACCTGCATCTCATGTAGGCGTTCGTTTCAAAGAATCCACTGAAGGTGGAAAAGAGTTTTCATTCAAAATCATTGAACTTAACGAAAAAACGAGAACCGGTGTGGTCTCTCGCAAAACCCTCCTCGACGAAATCAACGGCGAGAAGTGGGAAGAACTCCTTGGCAAAGTAAAAGTTGGGGACAAAGTAAACGGTAAAGTTGTAAAAATCGCAAACTTTGGTGTTTTCCTTTCTGTTTACGAGGTAGTGGGACTTCTTCGCCAAAACGATATTTCTTACAAAAAATTTGCTCCTTTCAAACAATACTTCAACATCGGTGCCGAAGTCGAAGTGGTTGTTTTGGAAGTTGATAAAGAGAACAACAAACTTTCTCTTGGAATCAAACAACTTTATGAAGATCCATGGATTTGGGCGAAAAAAGAACTCGAAAAAGGAATGGTGGTTCGCGGAATCGTGACCTCTCTTACTAATTTTGGTTCTTTCGTAGAACTCAAAGAAGGACTCGAAGGACTCATCCACACTACAGAACTTTCTTGGGCAAAAAAACCACCACATCCAAAAGATGTTTTGAAAAAAGGCCAAGAAGTAGATTCCGAAATTTTGGATATTGATTTCGAAGCAAGACGTTTGTCCCTCGGACTCAAACAATTACTTCCTAACCCTTGGGAAGCTCTTTCTGCTAACGTTCGTGCCGGAAACGTGCTCGAAGGTAAAATCACTGGAATCACCAAATACGGTGCTTTCGTTGAAGTAGAAAGTGGAATCGAAGGACTCATTCATATCTCTGACATCACTTGGGATGAAAAAGAAAAGAACCCTCTAAACCTCCTCAAAAAAGGCCAAGCGGTTCAATACAAAATCCTTGATGTGAACTTAGATGCACAACGAATCAGCTGTGGATTGAAACAACTTTCTGAACATCCATACGAAGCTCTTCGCAAAAAATACCCACCGGGTACCCTTGTGGAAGGTCGTGTGAAATCGATTGTTAGTTTTGGTGTTTTCGTAGAAGTAGAACCAGGTTACGAAGGTCTTGTTCATATCTCTGAAATTCCAGATGGTCGTAACATTAAGTTAGAAGATCTTTACAAAGTGGGCGATTCTGTTCGCACCGTAGTTGTCAAAATTGAACCAAACAATAAGAAAATTTCTCTCTCTATCAAAGACTTTGATAAAGCAGTAGAACGTGAAGAGATGGCGAAATACATGAAGGAAGACAATCAACCTTCACGTGAATCCATCGGTTCTTTTATGAATTTAAACCAAAACCGATAG
- the cmk gene encoding (d)CMP kinase, protein MSLLNIENVIAIDGPAGSGKSTLARMIAHKIGYLYLDSGAFYRGLTLAIWEKFLETKEDESRFPFFTEKLADATLLEKDEAQFGFSVAKIPVHCELSSTGENLMFLGERDISLEIRDPEITKKIRYIAPRRAFREILNHHIREFAKTHKLVMDGRDIGTEVFPKSKFKFFLTASVEVRAKRRYDELVSKGFKADLNHIKDEIEARDESDTTRTVAPLKQASDAILIDTSTLDTETVLNTILSKVSSSGQI, encoded by the coding sequence ATGAGTCTTTTAAATATAGAAAACGTCATTGCCATTGATGGGCCTGCGGGCTCCGGAAAAAGTACACTCGCACGTATGATTGCCCATAAAATCGGATATCTTTACCTGGATTCAGGAGCCTTTTATCGAGGATTAACTCTTGCTATATGGGAAAAGTTTTTAGAAACTAAGGAAGATGAGTCTAGATTTCCTTTCTTCACTGAAAAATTAGCGGACGCCACTCTTTTGGAAAAAGACGAAGCGCAGTTCGGATTTTCGGTCGCAAAAATTCCCGTACACTGTGAACTTTCTTCCACCGGAGAAAATTTGATGTTCCTTGGAGAAAGAGACATAAGTTTAGAAATCCGAGATCCTGAAATCACAAAAAAAATCCGTTACATTGCTCCGAGACGTGCCTTCCGTGAAATCCTGAACCACCACATCCGTGAATTTGCCAAAACTCATAAATTGGTGATGGATGGCCGAGACATTGGGACAGAGGTTTTTCCTAAATCCAAATTTAAATTTTTTCTGACCGCCTCTGTGGAAGTGAGGGCCAAACGCCGATACGATGAATTAGTATCAAAAGGCTTCAAAGCCGACCTAAACCACATTAAGGACGAGATTGAGGCTAGGGACGAAAGTGATACTACCCGTACGGTGGCTCCTCTGAAACAAGCTTCCGACGCAATCCTGATTGACACGAGCACCCTCGACACGGAAACTGTCCTAAATACTATCCTGTCCAAGGTTTCATCCTCTGGGCAAATCTAG
- a CDS encoding PAS domain S-box protein — protein MKLRNRNLDPERIADFECFRSGILELIVNNTTLPEILNEIVQGIETLNPTMICSVVLIENSKIKMGAAPSLPKVYNDAIEGVRIGPEVGSCGTAAYTGKRVIVEDIGTSPLWKNYKDIALSVGLYSCWSEPIRTHSNEVIGTFAIYHKEISSPNEFDIFIITETADLASIAIEKSIVSERLTESEKRFRNFFEKNSSVMLIIEPNSGDIISANQAAVQYYGYPHEVLTKMKIDEINTLPPEEVKAERMRALAEERSYFSFPHKLANGVTKQVEVYSTPIETNNRRLLFSIVHDVTERKTAEEKVKSLLSEKELILREVHHRIKNNMTILYNLLDLQAGSEKNVVVKNSLKDATSRIKTMALLYDKLYSGKGFRESALNEYLIPLSEQVISLFSYPVKLNTEITNQELSAEQLQAIGIITNELLTNSLKYAREEDKELEITIKTWKEDQNFQLLISDNGKGFDPQITKSENLGFGLTLVTMLVKQIHGTLTFQGNKGAEYQIKFPISKPHL, from the coding sequence GTGAAACTTAGAAATCGCAATCTAGATCCAGAACGCATTGCTGACTTCGAATGTTTCCGAAGTGGGATCCTAGAACTCATCGTAAACAATACAACCCTTCCTGAAATCTTAAACGAAATTGTCCAAGGGATTGAAACTTTAAATCCCACAATGATCTGCTCTGTTGTTCTCATCGAAAATTCTAAAATCAAAATGGGAGCTGCCCCTTCTCTTCCCAAAGTTTATAACGATGCCATCGAAGGAGTCAGAATTGGACCAGAAGTTGGCTCTTGTGGTACTGCCGCGTACACTGGTAAACGTGTCATTGTGGAAGATATCGGAACTAGTCCTTTATGGAAAAATTACAAAGACATAGCTCTCAGTGTGGGTCTCTATTCTTGTTGGTCGGAACCCATCCGAACTCATTCAAACGAGGTCATTGGAACCTTTGCCATTTATCATAAAGAAATTTCCAGTCCTAATGAATTTGATATCTTTATCATTACGGAAACGGCTGATCTTGCCAGCATTGCCATAGAAAAATCAATTGTTTCAGAAAGATTAACCGAAAGCGAAAAAAGGTTTCGTAATTTTTTTGAAAAGAACTCTTCTGTTATGCTTATCATCGAACCAAATTCTGGTGATATCATCAGTGCCAACCAAGCTGCAGTTCAATACTATGGTTACCCACATGAAGTTTTAACCAAGATGAAAATTGATGAGATCAATACCTTACCTCCCGAAGAAGTGAAAGCGGAGAGAATGCGGGCCCTCGCAGAAGAAAGAAGTTATTTTTCTTTTCCACACAAACTAGCAAATGGTGTCACCAAACAAGTAGAAGTTTATTCCACACCGATTGAAACAAATAACCGTCGTTTGCTTTTTTCCATTGTCCATGATGTTACGGAAAGAAAAACTGCAGAAGAAAAAGTAAAATCCTTACTTTCTGAAAAAGAATTAATTTTAAGAGAAGTCCACCATAGGATCAAAAACAATATGACGATCCTTTACAATCTACTTGATTTACAAGCAGGATCAGAAAAAAACGTGGTGGTAAAAAATTCTCTTAAAGATGCCACGAGCCGGATCAAAACCATGGCTCTTCTCTATGATAAACTATATTCAGGGAAAGGTTTTCGTGAATCTGCACTTAACGAATATTTAATTCCTTTATCTGAGCAGGTCATTTCTTTATTTTCCTATCCAGTAAAACTAAATACAGAAATAACCAACCAAGAATTATCCGCAGAGCAACTCCAGGCAATTGGGATCATCACAAATGAACTTCTCACCAACAGTTTGAAATATGCAAGAGAAGAAGATAAAGAATTAGAAATTACCATCAAAACATGGAAAGAGGATCAAAACTTCCAATTGCTCATTAGCGATAATGGAAAAGGTTTCGACCCTCAAATCACAAAATCAGAGAATCTAGGTTTTGGGCTCACCTTAGTGACTATGTTAGTCAAACAAATCCATGGAACTCTTACCTTCCAAGGAAACAAAGGAGCCGAATACCAAATCAAATTTCCAATCAGTAAACCCCATCTTTAA
- a CDS encoding helix-turn-helix domain-containing protein, with protein MMSSFLQTHNESLNFFLLFSTLLALLYAIGEFFSYHKNRKQILLGIIFLGAGYHLLNFYLISSGKMKWFYPLYLTDLPIVACLGVLLDEYFLTVLEGKYRSFRRLSYRIVPLVSLFVLIMIWNFWNKTYYLESENNGQNPFLDRPLFLVLPTILIYIWCMLRIFRRISKQIRWSTFRKNYTLKIGIIIVGFCLALSLNGLKTLVTGGQTAHQLSGIAIGFFLCFLYVIRQSFPDFFLEVRKIVEDEKKAKISQISKLDHKEVRNKLASLFEKEKIYREEKLSLRELAERMDLSSHQLSEFLNTEIKQSFYQYTNLYRVNEAKEKIEKEPERSLLAIAYDVGFGSKSTFNEAFKKETGTTPREYREKILKKHPVRSNRS; from the coding sequence ATGATGTCTTCTTTTCTCCAAACTCACAATGAATCCTTAAACTTCTTTCTTTTGTTTTCTACATTACTCGCTTTACTTTACGCAATCGGAGAATTTTTCAGTTACCATAAAAATAGAAAACAAATTTTACTCGGGATTATCTTTTTAGGAGCCGGTTATCATTTATTAAATTTTTATCTAATTTCTTCGGGGAAAATGAAGTGGTTCTATCCATTGTACCTAACTGATTTGCCGATTGTTGCCTGTCTCGGGGTGTTACTAGATGAATACTTTCTCACTGTTTTAGAAGGGAAATACCGTTCTTTCCGTAGATTATCTTACCGAATTGTTCCTTTGGTTTCCTTATTTGTTTTGATTATGATTTGGAATTTTTGGAACAAAACTTATTATTTAGAAAGTGAAAATAACGGCCAAAACCCCTTCTTGGATCGGCCTTTGTTTTTGGTTTTGCCCACCATTTTGATTTATATTTGGTGTATGCTCCGTATTTTTAGAAGGATATCCAAACAGATCCGTTGGAGTACCTTTCGTAAGAATTATACACTTAAGATTGGGATTATCATTGTTGGGTTTTGTTTGGCATTGTCGTTGAATGGATTGAAAACTTTGGTCACTGGAGGCCAAACCGCTCACCAATTATCAGGAATTGCCATTGGATTTTTTTTATGTTTTTTATATGTGATCCGACAGAGTTTTCCCGATTTCTTTTTGGAAGTTCGAAAAATTGTAGAAGATGAAAAAAAGGCAAAGATCTCACAAATTTCCAAACTAGATCACAAAGAAGTCAGGAACAAACTCGCGAGTTTGTTTGAAAAAGAAAAGATTTATCGTGAAGAAAAACTAAGCCTTCGTGAATTAGCGGAAAGAATGGATCTTAGTTCTCACCAACTCTCTGAATTTTTAAATACAGAAATCAAACAAAGTTTTTATCAATACACAAATCTTTACCGAGTGAATGAGGCTAAGGAAAAAATCGAAAAAGAACCGGAAAGGTCTCTTCTTGCCATTGCTTATGATGTCGGTTTTGGATCCAAATCTACCTTTAATGAAGCCTTCAAAAAGGAAACAGGAACCACTCCGAGAGAATATAGAGAAAAAATTTTGAAAAAACATCCAGTTCGATCCAATCGGTCGTAG
- a CDS encoding DUF6272 family protein translates to MSFASFSNQRSTITEKTNEPILSEENRNHKLTIVSEDKSLLEGNSFYHSHLSISLSAIDMTFYWKRCDVLSNFISQFYFHSYESKRLDNNAISTIINELVENAAKYSDKENSKIFVEIKDLGTHLRVEVKNRVTPWTKTIFENKIQTIQSGNIDQLYFEALETRNHGTGTTGIGLLMLLKDYQLNLAYEFTKVDEFSFEVTIRVHIPTIT, encoded by the coding sequence ATGTCCTTTGCCAGTTTTTCCAATCAGAGATCCACAATCACAGAAAAAACAAACGAACCAATACTTTCAGAAGAAAATAGAAACCACAAGCTAACTATAGTTAGCGAAGACAAATCCCTTCTCGAAGGAAATAGTTTTTATCATAGCCATCTATCCATTTCTCTATCTGCGATAGATATGACTTTTTATTGGAAACGTTGCGATGTATTATCCAATTTTATCTCTCAGTTTTATTTCCATTCTTATGAATCCAAAAGATTAGATAACAATGCTATTTCCACAATCATCAACGAACTTGTAGAAAATGCGGCAAAGTATTCGGACAAAGAAAACAGTAAAATTTTTGTAGAGATAAAAGACTTAGGAACTCATTTGCGTGTAGAAGTCAAAAATAGAGTGACCCCTTGGACAAAAACAATTTTTGAAAATAAAATCCAAACCATCCAATCAGGAAATATAGACCAATTGTATTTTGAAGCCTTAGAAACAAGAAATCATGGAACGGGAACTACTGGGATTGGCCTTCTGATGTTACTAAAAGACTATCAATTAAATCTTGCTTATGAGTTTACCAAAGTTGATGAATTTAGTTTTGAAGTGACGATAAGAGTCCATATCCCAACAATCACTTGA